The Halomicronema hongdechloris C2206 genome includes a window with the following:
- a CDS encoding AbrB/MazE/SpoVT family DNA-binding domain-containing protein, protein MPTVTVSDKGQVVIPAAIRKQLGITPGSQLTFTLEGNTIRVEVKRHKPTTTIDEGFGMLVCPPGPARRLQDFDIAQAMREDNHERP, encoded by the coding sequence ATGCCTACTGTTACCGTTTCCGACAAAGGTCAGGTTGTCATTCCGGCAGCCATTCGCAAACAGCTGGGAATTACCCCTGGTAGCCAACTCACCTTTACGTTGGAAGGCAACACCATTCGGGTCGAAGTCAAACGTCATAAGCCGACCACCACAATCGACGAAGGCTTCGGCATGTTGGTTTGTCCCCCCGGACCTGCCAGACGATTACAAGACTTTGACATCGCCCAGGCTATGCGAGAAGACAATCATGAACGCCCTTGA
- a CDS encoding type II toxin-antitoxin system VapC family toxin has product MNALDTNILARFYVDDPNDPEAQWQRPLTRKVLAESASVFVPLSVILELEWVLRAFYGFGCQDFVQVIRHLLGLPHVTIEHWERVADALEWHLQGLDWADALHLAASRHCENLMSFDDKRFARRAQRLKLKPSVLVPGESGGE; this is encoded by the coding sequence ATGAACGCCCTTGATACCAACATTCTGGCTCGGTTCTATGTTGATGACCCCAACGACCCAGAAGCCCAATGGCAACGCCCTCTGACTCGCAAAGTTTTGGCCGAATCCGCCAGTGTGTTTGTGCCGCTCTCAGTCATTCTGGAACTGGAATGGGTGCTACGTGCCTTTTATGGCTTCGGTTGCCAAGACTTTGTTCAAGTGATTCGTCATTTGCTGGGGTTACCCCACGTCACGATCGAGCATTGGGAACGGGTCGCTGACGCGCTCGAATGGCACCTACAGGGTTTAGATTGGGCCGATGCTCTACATTTGGCCGCCAGTCGCCATTGCGAAAATCTGATGAGTTTTGACGATAAACGCTTCGCCCGCCGAGCCCAAAGATTAAAATTAAAGCCATCTGTATTAGTTCCAGGGGAATCAGGAGGGGAGTGA
- a CDS encoding helix-turn-helix transcriptional regulator, which produces MAHCLLESRQLFPGQPIQLQDQVSLPDETRVSLQAQWIDLGPQQASCIVVILENLTAVAHQQAQIDAWRYGLTEREAQVWERALLGLSYRDIGQELFIALNTVKRHMKSIRRKQSDGCG; this is translated from the coding sequence TTGGCTCACTGTCTATTAGAGAGTCGTCAACTCTTTCCAGGGCAGCCCATCCAGCTACAAGATCAGGTGTCGCTGCCGGATGAAACCCGGGTAAGCCTGCAGGCCCAGTGGATTGACCTAGGGCCCCAGCAGGCGTCCTGCATAGTCGTTATCTTGGAGAACCTCACGGCAGTTGCTCACCAACAGGCCCAGATAGATGCCTGGCGGTATGGCTTGACGGAGCGAGAGGCGCAAGTCTGGGAGCGGGCTTTGCTAGGCCTGTCGTATCGAGACATTGGTCAGGAACTGTTCATCGCCCTCAATACGGTCAAACGGCACATGAAAAGCATCCGCCGTAAGCAAAGCGATGGCTGTGGGTAG
- a CDS encoding helix-hairpin-helix domain-containing protein yields the protein MVSVHSSTPLTAIKGIGPVKQRRLQQALAIQTVQDLLAFDCDQIQARLAEVGPGVPPQEIQQWLQQARALAETEPAGDAPEAPAATVTDLTDSEQETGTDPTEGMPIDAAVPEDPSQSQREASAPRMNRRGTFQISVLEGVDDDRMTIEHVESGECYGVNPVSPVALYEWIWDHLVGELPEADSSPIMSPASKPAPGAEAPPPAIDILEVSIIPVTADSTVPGTLMRDQAFTMAVRFRLMSGNGSSALKDTVAVAQFYARNRLTGEMRPLAVVQDRVTQLGVAQYLQSDPVTLTDAGIYQIQVVVTLQNVRAAAGYQELHFIQVM from the coding sequence ATGGTCAGTGTCCACTCTTCAACCCCCTTAACCGCGATTAAAGGCATTGGTCCGGTGAAGCAACGGCGCCTGCAGCAGGCCCTAGCCATTCAAACAGTCCAGGATTTGCTGGCCTTTGACTGCGATCAGATTCAAGCTCGCTTAGCAGAGGTCGGCCCTGGAGTCCCCCCCCAAGAGATTCAGCAGTGGCTGCAGCAGGCTCGGGCATTGGCGGAGACTGAGCCTGCCGGAGATGCCCCAGAAGCTCCGGCCGCGACGGTTACGGATCTGACCGACTCAGAGCAGGAGACCGGGACCGACCCGACAGAGGGGATGCCCATCGACGCAGCTGTGCCTGAGGACCCGAGCCAGTCACAGCGGGAGGCATCAGCACCACGGATGAATCGCCGGGGCACTTTCCAAATCAGTGTCCTCGAGGGGGTCGACGATGATCGCATGACCATCGAGCATGTCGAGAGTGGTGAATGCTATGGCGTCAATCCCGTCTCGCCGGTGGCTCTATATGAGTGGATTTGGGATCATCTGGTCGGAGAACTCCCCGAGGCTGACTCATCCCCCATCATGTCTCCAGCGTCGAAACCGGCTCCTGGGGCAGAGGCTCCCCCCCCGGCCATCGACATCCTAGAGGTGAGCATTATCCCCGTCACCGCAGATAGTACGGTTCCAGGGACGCTGATGCGCGACCAGGCGTTCACCATGGCCGTGCGGTTTCGGCTGATGTCTGGCAATGGTTCCTCGGCTTTAAAGGACACAGTGGCGGTGGCTCAGTTTTATGCCCGCAATCGCCTCACGGGGGAGATGCGGCCTCTGGCCGTTGTCCAAGACCGGGTCACACAACTGGGAGTCGCTCAATACTTGCAGTCGGATCCGGTCACCCTGACGGATGCTGGTATCTATCAGATTCAAGTGGTGGTGACGCTGCAGAATGTGCGGGCCGCTGCCGGTTACCAAGAACTCCACTTTATTCAGGTGATGTAA
- the cobQ gene encoding cobyric acid synthase CobQ has protein sequence MKAIMVVGTTSHAGKSLLVTALCRLLSRRGWRVAPFKGQNMALNAYVTNSGTEMGYAQAVQAWAAKVPPQVDMNPILLKPQADMTSQVVLRGRVAGSTTAKDYYDKFFDTGWQAIQESLTRLTQDFDFLVCEGAGSPAEINLKHRDLTNMRVAKHLKAPTILIADIDRGGVFAHVVGTLELLEPDERALIKGIVINKFRGQPELLQDGLDWLQQRTGIPVLGVIPWMDQVFPAEDSLSLFERRSKPSDVTVAVIRLPRISNFTDFEPLEAEPSVQVKYISPKESLGYPDAVVLPGTKTSIADLLVLQRTGMAEAIKDYATAGGTVMGICGGFQIMGQLLADPEGLEGQGGRYRGLGLFPLRTVITQQKVARQRTVSSRYPQEGLPIFGYELHQGRTQLVLSEAQENGSSYEFLFDDRGLGVVDSTQSLWGTYLHGIFDNGAWRRAWLNRLRQQRGLGSLPTGVPNYREQREAILDAVADAVGQHLDLEAFLSQHTVTDSTP, from the coding sequence ATGAAGGCAATTATGGTGGTGGGGACCACCTCCCATGCAGGTAAATCATTGCTGGTGACAGCCCTGTGTCGCCTGCTGAGTCGTCGTGGTTGGCGGGTCGCCCCCTTCAAGGGGCAAAACATGGCCCTGAATGCCTACGTCACCAACAGCGGCACCGAAATGGGCTATGCCCAAGCCGTGCAAGCCTGGGCGGCCAAAGTACCCCCCCAGGTGGATATGAACCCGATCCTGCTTAAGCCCCAAGCAGACATGACATCCCAGGTGGTCCTGCGAGGGCGGGTCGCAGGCTCTACCACCGCCAAAGACTACTACGACAAATTCTTTGATACCGGTTGGCAGGCCATTCAGGAAAGTTTGACACGGCTCACCCAAGACTTTGATTTCTTGGTGTGTGAAGGAGCCGGTAGCCCAGCCGAGATTAACCTGAAGCACCGCGACCTCACCAACATGCGAGTGGCCAAGCATCTCAAGGCGCCCACCATCCTCATCGCCGACATCGACCGGGGCGGGGTATTTGCCCATGTCGTCGGCACCTTAGAATTACTAGAACCCGATGAGCGGGCCTTGATCAAAGGCATTGTTATCAATAAATTCCGCGGCCAACCAGAGCTACTGCAGGACGGCCTCGACTGGTTGCAACAGCGCACCGGCATTCCGGTGTTGGGCGTAATTCCCTGGATGGATCAGGTGTTTCCGGCAGAGGATTCTCTGTCATTGTTTGAGCGCCGCTCCAAACCCTCTGATGTCACGGTGGCCGTGATTCGGCTGCCTCGCATCTCCAACTTCACCGACTTTGAACCCTTGGAAGCAGAGCCTTCGGTGCAGGTGAAATACATCAGCCCTAAAGAGTCTCTGGGCTATCCCGATGCCGTGGTTCTACCGGGCACCAAGACCTCCATTGCCGACCTGCTGGTCCTACAACGGACCGGCATGGCCGAAGCCATCAAAGACTACGCCACGGCCGGGGGCACCGTCATGGGCATCTGCGGCGGCTTTCAAATTATGGGCCAACTGTTGGCCGATCCAGAGGGCTTAGAGGGGCAGGGGGGCCGCTACCGCGGCTTGGGATTGTTTCCCCTGCGCACCGTCATCACTCAACAGAAGGTGGCTCGCCAACGTACCGTCAGTTCCCGCTATCCCCAGGAAGGATTGCCCATCTTTGGCTATGAACTGCACCAGGGCCGCACCCAATTGGTACTCTCTGAAGCCCAAGAAAATGGCTCCTCCTACGAATTTCTATTCGATGATCGGGGGTTGGGGGTTGTCGACAGCACCCAGTCCCTGTGGGGCACCTATCTCCATGGCATCTTCGACAACGGGGCCTGGCGTCGGGCCTGGCTAAACCGATTGCGACAGCAGCGGGGATTGGGCTCCCTGCCGACGGGAGTGCCTAATTACCGGGAACAGCGAGAAGCCATCCTAGATGCCGTGGCTGATGCCGTAGGACAACATCTTGACCTAGAGGCGTTTTTGAGCCAACACACCGTGACTGATTCGACGCCATAG
- a CDS encoding Npun_F0494 family protein, with product MQATDSDDTPKATPAIAYSSRALRRAERAFRCSPLRLKLLVDLRHHSIALQAMVDSRGIHNGYTRRPLSELGVEGELLWLITVGLLRREVDGQGITDSFRLTPLGRQLLQHWELAKHPDLTPRVQDHLYNAVSRWLRLPGWLSV from the coding sequence ATGCAGGCTACTGATTCTGACGACACTCCCAAGGCTACCCCTGCGATCGCATATTCCTCCCGGGCGTTGCGGCGGGCTGAGCGCGCTTTTCGCTGTTCTCCCTTGCGGCTCAAACTGCTGGTCGACCTGCGCCACCACAGTATTGCCCTACAGGCCATGGTCGATAGCCGTGGCATTCACAATGGCTACACCCGCCGTCCTCTCTCGGAATTGGGAGTCGAGGGAGAACTCCTGTGGTTGATTACCGTAGGGCTACTGCGGCGAGAAGTCGATGGCCAAGGCATCACCGATAGCTTTCGCCTCACCCCCCTGGGACGGCAACTCCTGCAACACTGGGAATTAGCAAAACATCCGGATCTCACCCCCAGGGTTCAGGATCACCTATATAATGCGGTGAGCCGCTGGCTTCGTTTGCCAGGGTGGCTATCGGTATAA
- a CDS encoding agmatinase family protein, with protein sequence MSDPPIFEPPDSSTEAQRSLSQEAQLPLTGWQQEVDRGLEYGLEAAASIQDRSISTFSRGELPHFAGINTFLKAPYLEDVRQVGNYDAAIVGVPHDSGTTYRPGTRFGPQGIRRISALYTPYNFELGVDLREQITLCDVGDIFTIPANNEKSFDQISKGIAHIFSAGVFPIVLGGDHSIGFPTVRGICRHLGDKKVGIIHFDRHVDTQETDLDERMHTCPWFHATNMANAPAKNLVQLGIGGWQVPRQGVKVCRERATNILTVTDITEMGLDNAATFALEHALDGTDCVWISFDIDCIDAGFVPGTGWPEPGGLLPREALYLLKKIVQNAPVCGLEVVEVSPPYDISDITALMATRVICDTMAHLVLSGQLPRTATPAYIQADANLNVDQQWR encoded by the coding sequence ATGAGTGACCCCCCTATTTTTGAACCTCCCGATAGCTCAACAGAAGCCCAACGCTCCCTGTCGCAGGAAGCCCAGCTGCCCTTAACCGGCTGGCAACAGGAAGTCGACCGGGGCCTAGAATATGGCCTGGAGGCTGCCGCCAGCATCCAAGACCGTAGCATCTCCACCTTCTCCCGGGGGGAACTGCCCCATTTCGCCGGCATCAATACCTTCCTTAAGGCTCCCTATCTAGAAGATGTACGCCAAGTGGGCAACTACGATGCCGCCATCGTCGGCGTGCCCCACGACTCCGGCACCACTTACCGCCCCGGCACTCGCTTTGGCCCCCAGGGGATTCGCCGCATTTCCGCCCTCTATACCCCTTACAACTTCGAACTAGGTGTCGATCTGCGGGAGCAAATCACCCTCTGCGACGTGGGCGATATTTTCACCATTCCGGCCAACAACGAGAAGTCCTTCGATCAGATTTCCAAGGGCATCGCCCACATCTTCAGTGCCGGTGTCTTCCCCATCGTTTTGGGGGGCGATCACTCCATCGGCTTTCCCACCGTGCGCGGCATCTGTCGCCACCTGGGAGACAAAAAGGTCGGCATCATCCACTTCGACCGTCATGTGGATACCCAAGAAACCGACTTGGATGAGCGCATGCACACCTGTCCTTGGTTCCACGCCACCAATATGGCCAATGCCCCGGCTAAAAATCTGGTGCAACTGGGCATCGGCGGTTGGCAGGTGCCCCGCCAGGGCGTGAAGGTGTGCCGGGAACGAGCCACCAATATCCTCACCGTGACCGATATCACAGAGATGGGGTTGGACAACGCCGCCACCTTCGCCCTAGAGCATGCCCTCGACGGCACCGACTGTGTCTGGATTAGCTTCGACATCGACTGCATCGACGCTGGTTTTGTCCCCGGCACGGGCTGGCCAGAGCCTGGCGGACTGCTACCCCGGGAAGCCTTATATCTACTGAAGAAAATCGTCCAGAATGCCCCCGTCTGTGGCCTGGAAGTGGTGGAGGTGTCACCCCCCTACGACATCAGCGACATCACGGCCCTGATGGCGACTCGGGTCATCTGCGACACCATGGCTCATTTAGTCCTCTCAGGCCAGCTGCCCCGGACAGCGACTCCGGCCTATATCCAGGCCGACGCCAACCTCAATGTTGACCAGCAGTGGCGGTAA
- the hypA gene encoding hydrogenase maturation nickel metallochaperone HypA — MHETDMTKALILTVRDWWQSQPQRQAIAKIHLSVGQFTCVEPASLQFAFQVQTHGTWLAEAELVIQETPLIAFCHPCQSEYTPEIGHHYACPICHAPMEDIRSGRELKIDRVEYASPTPTATP; from the coding sequence ATGCACGAAACGGACATGACTAAGGCCCTGATTCTGACCGTGCGTGACTGGTGGCAATCCCAACCGCAGCGCCAGGCCATCGCCAAAATTCATCTGAGCGTGGGCCAGTTTACCTGTGTGGAACCAGCCAGTCTGCAGTTTGCCTTCCAGGTGCAAACCCACGGCACCTGGTTGGCCGAGGCCGAGTTAGTGATTCAAGAGACGCCCCTGATCGCCTTCTGCCATCCCTGTCAGAGCGAGTACACTCCGGAAATCGGTCACCACTACGCCTGCCCCATCTGTCACGCCCCCATGGAGGATATTCGCTCCGGTCGAGAGCTTAAAATCGACCGGGTGGAATACGCCTCGCCTACCCCTACTGCCACCCCGTGA
- a CDS encoding ABC transporter substrate-binding protein: protein MQRRTLLPLLMAFIGALLISVSCAQSGPQTTETPTEETPAAETAAPIKMGYSSWAGWWPWAIAEQEGLFEKHGANVELIWFDGYLESMQALASGQLDANCQTLNDTISFAADAVNGEVAVLVNDNSAGNDKVIVAAEINTIEDLSGKTVALEEGVVGDFLLTLALEDAGMSREDVTIKNLETGAAATAFAAGQTDAFAGWVPFWETALTRAGSKELLSSAAYPGAIPDLLVTSQTLIDEQPEQVQALVNTWFDVLAFMADNPDQANAIMAKRANVEDDQFQKYLDGTRFFTLEENLEAFSAGGEEMKYMPYAAERMAEFMVEVGFIPETPELEPILDDQFLQTYAKAQA from the coding sequence ATGCAACGACGCACCCTATTACCCCTACTCATGGCCTTCATCGGCGCCCTGTTGATTAGCGTCAGCTGCGCCCAATCAGGCCCGCAAACGACGGAGACGCCCACGGAGGAGACGCCCGCCGCCGAGACCGCTGCCCCCATCAAGATGGGCTACAGCAGTTGGGCCGGTTGGTGGCCCTGGGCCATTGCCGAGCAGGAGGGCCTATTCGAGAAGCATGGGGCCAATGTGGAGCTGATCTGGTTTGACGGCTATTTAGAGTCGATGCAGGCCCTGGCTTCTGGGCAATTGGATGCCAATTGCCAGACCCTAAATGACACCATTTCCTTTGCCGCCGATGCCGTCAACGGGGAAGTGGCAGTGCTCGTGAATGACAACTCCGCCGGGAACGACAAGGTGATCGTGGCTGCGGAGATTAACACCATCGAGGATCTCAGCGGCAAGACCGTTGCCCTGGAGGAAGGGGTTGTCGGTGACTTTCTGCTCACCCTGGCCCTGGAAGATGCTGGCATGAGTCGGGAAGATGTCACCATCAAAAACCTGGAGACTGGTGCCGCTGCCACTGCCTTCGCCGCCGGGCAGACCGATGCCTTCGCCGGTTGGGTACCTTTTTGGGAAACGGCCCTGACCCGAGCAGGCAGTAAAGAGCTGTTGAGTTCGGCGGCATACCCCGGTGCTATCCCGGACCTGTTGGTGACTAGCCAGACCCTGATTGATGAGCAACCAGAGCAGGTGCAGGCCCTGGTGAATACTTGGTTTGATGTCCTGGCTTTCATGGCAGACAACCCAGACCAGGCCAACGCCATCATGGCTAAGCGGGCCAATGTGGAGGACGACCAGTTTCAGAAGTACCTAGACGGCACCCGTTTCTTCACCCTAGAGGAGAACTTGGAGGCCTTCAGTGCCGGCGGCGAGGAGATGAAATATATGCCCTATGCCGCCGAACGCATGGCCGAGTTCATGGTGGAGGTCGGGTTTATCCCTGAGACTCCTGAGCTTGAGCCCATTCTGGATGATCAGTTCCTGCAGACCTATGCCAAGGCTCAGGCGTGA
- a CDS encoding ABC transporter permease has protein sequence MTTTDRSLQPTVFWRLAEGIPPGLSWLLMALSVLVPLLAWFLLSNAGVISPRFLPTPQMVVTALGRLWQQGYLGQDTFASFFRVMVGFLLAGLVAIPVGIAMGAFASIRALFEPIIGIVRYMPAPAFIPLLIIYLGLGETPKVALIFIGTVFYNILMIMDAVKFVPKDLIESTYTLGGNRRQVLFQVIVPYVVPNMLDTFRINVATSWNLVVVAELVAAEVGLGKRIAIAQKFFQTDEIFACLLVLGVIGFLLDLSLRLLLQTTCRWAID, from the coding sequence ATGACCACTACCGATCGCAGCCTGCAGCCCACCGTCTTCTGGCGTTTAGCCGAAGGTATTCCCCCAGGACTGAGCTGGTTGCTGATGGCCCTGTCGGTGCTGGTCCCGCTGTTGGCCTGGTTTTTGTTGTCTAACGCCGGGGTGATCAGTCCCCGCTTTTTACCCACGCCTCAGATGGTGGTAACGGCCCTGGGACGACTCTGGCAGCAGGGCTATCTGGGCCAGGATACCTTCGCCAGCTTCTTTCGGGTAATGGTGGGATTTTTGCTGGCCGGGCTGGTGGCGATCCCGGTAGGCATTGCCATGGGGGCTTTTGCCAGTATTCGAGCCCTATTTGAGCCGATTATCGGCATCGTTCGCTACATGCCAGCCCCGGCGTTTATTCCGCTGCTGATTATCTATTTGGGGTTGGGGGAAACTCCGAAGGTGGCGCTGATTTTCATCGGTACGGTGTTCTACAACATTCTGATGATTATGGATGCGGTCAAGTTCGTGCCCAAGGACCTGATCGAGAGTACCTATACCCTAGGGGGCAACCGCCGTCAGGTGCTGTTTCAGGTGATTGTGCCCTATGTGGTGCCGAATATGTTGGATACCTTCCGCATCAATGTCGCCACTTCGTGGAACCTAGTGGTGGTGGCGGAGCTGGTGGCGGCTGAGGTGGGCCTGGGCAAGCGCATTGCCATTGCCCAGAAGTTTTTCCAGACCGATGAGATCTTTGCCTGCTTACTGGTGTTGGGGGTGATCGGGTTTTTACTGGACCTGTCTCTGCGTCTGCTGCTGCAAACCACCTGTAGATGGGCCATTGATTGA
- a CDS encoding ABC transporter ATP-binding protein yields the protein MHLDIAQVHKQFATRGGPLVALQDITMQVETGEFVCAVGASGSGKSTLLRLIAGLERPTSGTISVDGRGVTGPGADRGMVFQSYTLYPWMTVQNNVEFGLKLRGISARERRQQASYYLEMVGLAPFARALPKELSGGMKQRVAIARALANQPKILLMDEPFGALDVQTKETMQQFLLELWQRLGISILMITHDVAEAVFLSQRIYVLSASPGTIARELSIDLGQRRDYGIRRSSQFHHYCEDIMDLLRQSQRATFGVPQSIGP from the coding sequence ATGCACTTAGACATTGCCCAGGTTCACAAGCAATTTGCCACCCGCGGTGGGCCGTTGGTGGCCTTGCAGGATATCACGATGCAGGTGGAGACGGGGGAGTTTGTCTGTGCCGTGGGGGCCTCGGGCTCGGGTAAATCTACCCTGTTGCGGCTGATTGCTGGGCTGGAGCGGCCCACCAGCGGCACCATCTCTGTCGATGGACGGGGTGTGACAGGGCCAGGAGCTGACCGAGGCATGGTGTTTCAGAGCTATACTCTCTACCCCTGGATGACGGTACAGAACAATGTGGAGTTTGGCCTCAAGTTGCGAGGAATCTCGGCCCGGGAGCGGCGACAACAGGCCTCCTACTATCTGGAGATGGTGGGGCTGGCCCCTTTTGCCCGGGCACTGCCTAAGGAACTCTCGGGGGGCATGAAGCAGCGGGTTGCGATCGCACGGGCCCTAGCCAACCAGCCCAAGATTCTACTGATGGATGAGCCCTTCGGGGCCCTGGACGTGCAGACCAAGGAGACCATGCAGCAGTTTTTGCTAGAGCTGTGGCAGCGTCTAGGCATCAGCATTTTGATGATTACCCACGATGTGGCCGAGGCGGTGTTCCTGAGCCAGCGCATCTATGTGTTATCGGCCAGCCCTGGCACCATCGCCCGAGAGTTGAGCATCGACCTGGGCCAACGGCGGGACTACGGCATCCGTCGCAGCTCCCAGTTTCATCACTACTGCGAAGACATCATGGACCTGCTGCGGCAATCCCAACGGGCCACCTTTGGAGTGCCCCAGTCGATAGGACCATGA
- a CDS encoding aromatic ring-hydroxylating oxygenase subunit alpha, protein MTGAGCPCPDTFLLPAHHYTDAAWMQPECDRIFRRSWQYLPQAALLQPPHTCLGLEVAGAPLVLTRDGQGHLRAFYNVCPHRAALLCPTSGPHTQKHLVCPYHGWTYDLTGQLVGLPRGDRFSPEVQPQDYPLTPVRLEPWQGFWFLCLDFQAPPLVEVLQPIPQWIRQHRRAGSQPLVHKTYSVACNWKVYHDNTLCDYHVAIAHRTTLHKLQGPVHHYRHHFHHYVNCLYTPTPAAWRDRHPRLEGLDDEAGHGFYTFGIFPNLHLLAMPDGVLAWIQITPLAVDRCQVSLDIHGIPGLSPAAETLLADFEAFMAEDMAITRGGAAWLQQWLPPVPVP, encoded by the coding sequence ATGACGGGTGCCGGTTGCCCCTGTCCCGATACTTTTTTACTGCCGGCCCATCACTACACCGATGCCGCCTGGATGCAGCCGGAGTGCGATCGCATCTTCCGCCGCAGCTGGCAGTACCTGCCCCAGGCCGCCCTGTTACAACCGCCCCACACCTGCCTGGGCCTTGAGGTGGCCGGTGCGCCCCTGGTGCTCACCCGTGATGGTCAGGGCCACCTACGTGCCTTCTACAACGTCTGTCCCCACCGGGCCGCCCTGCTCTGCCCCACCTCAGGTCCCCACACCCAGAAGCACCTGGTATGCCCCTACCATGGCTGGACCTACGACCTAACAGGCCAGCTGGTGGGCCTTCCCAGGGGCGATCGCTTCTCCCCAGAAGTCCAGCCGCAAGATTATCCCCTCACCCCAGTGCGGCTGGAGCCGTGGCAGGGATTCTGGTTCCTCTGCCTCGATTTCCAAGCCCCACCCCTAGTGGAAGTGCTACAGCCTATCCCCCAGTGGATCCGTCAGCACCGTCGTGCCGGCAGCCAACCCCTGGTGCACAAGACCTACAGCGTGGCCTGCAACTGGAAGGTCTATCACGACAATACCCTCTGTGACTATCACGTGGCCATCGCCCATCGCACCACCCTGCATAAGCTGCAAGGGCCGGTGCACCACTACCGCCACCATTTCCATCACTACGTCAACTGCCTCTATACCCCGACTCCTGCGGCTTGGCGAGACCGGCATCCCCGCCTTGAGGGCCTGGATGATGAGGCCGGCCACGGCTTCTATACCTTTGGCATCTTTCCCAACCTGCACTTGCTGGCCATGCCCGATGGCGTGCTGGCCTGGATTCAGATTACGCCTCTGGCCGTCGATCGCTGCCAAGTCAGCCTCGATATCCACGGCATCCCTGGCCTCAGTCCCGCGGCAGAGACCCTATTAGCCGACTTTGAAGCCTTCATGGCCGAGGATATGGCCATCACCCGCGGCGGTGCAGCGTGGTTACAGCAGTGGCTGCCACCCGTCCCGGTCCCGTGA
- a CDS encoding AI-2E family transporter, producing MSQPESSTSNSIALWWDTLRPLSQLLAIALAAPLILLNAWAFSQIFAYFRSLFIAVVIAALLAFLLNYPISWLQQRGLGRGAAAVVVFLVALVGFLLLGITVLPLVISQAQQLVAKLPDWFESGKSQLLLLDERLKIWGLPFNLDALVAQVSDRLKAELQTLAGEALNLTVGVAVFTAGKLLDVLLTLILTFYLLLSGPEVWASLINWLPPTARTAFSKTLRRSFRNYFTGQLIIASCLGAALMAVFLLLNIPFALLFALTIGGMALIPFGSTVGIVLVTLLMALRDIGIAVKIFLVAEIVQQSVDNGLAPRVLGSVTGLNPFWVLVAILCGARIGGLLGVVLAVPTAVIVKDGLRVIRALGQSQPLPEAELSELADPGGRHR from the coding sequence ATGTCCCAACCTGAGTCTTCTACGTCTAACAGCATTGCCCTCTGGTGGGATACCCTGAGACCGCTGTCGCAATTGCTTGCGATCGCATTGGCTGCACCCCTAATTTTGCTGAATGCCTGGGCCTTTTCCCAGATCTTCGCCTACTTCCGCTCCCTCTTCATTGCTGTGGTTATTGCAGCCCTGCTGGCCTTCTTGCTCAACTACCCCATTAGCTGGCTACAGCAACGGGGACTGGGGCGTGGGGCGGCGGCCGTCGTAGTGTTTCTGGTGGCGTTGGTGGGCTTTTTGTTGCTAGGCATTACCGTACTGCCCCTGGTGATCAGCCAAGCCCAGCAACTGGTGGCTAAACTGCCTGACTGGTTCGAATCAGGCAAGAGCCAGCTGCTGCTCCTGGATGAACGGCTGAAGATTTGGGGCCTGCCCTTCAACCTCGATGCCCTGGTGGCTCAGGTCAGCGACCGGCTCAAGGCGGAATTGCAAACCCTGGCCGGCGAAGCCCTCAATCTAACCGTTGGGGTGGCTGTCTTCACGGCCGGTAAGCTGCTGGATGTTTTGCTGACCTTGATCCTCACCTTCTACCTGCTGCTCAGCGGACCAGAGGTGTGGGCTAGCCTGATCAACTGGTTGCCCCCGACGGCCCGGACAGCCTTTTCTAAGACCCTGCGGCGCAGCTTTCGCAACTATTTCACTGGCCAGTTGATTATCGCCAGCTGCCTAGGAGCGGCTCTGATGGCCGTGTTTCTGCTGCTAAACATTCCCTTCGCCCTGTTATTTGCCCTCACCATTGGGGGAATGGCTCTGATTCCCTTCGGCAGTACCGTGGGCATTGTGTTAGTGACTCTGCTGATGGCCTTGCGGGACATCGGCATTGCCGTGAAAATTTTCCTCGTGGCCGAAATCGTGCAGCAATCCGTTGATAACGGCCTCGCCCCCCGGGTACTGGGCAGTGTCACCGGGCTCAATCCCTTCTGGGTGCTGGTTGCCATTCTCTGTGGTGCCCGCATCGGTGGCCTGTTGGGGGTAGTTTTGGCCGTCCCCACAGCGGTGATTGTTAAGGATGGGTTGCGAGTCATCCGAGCTTTGGGACAGAGCCAGCCGTTACCGGAGGCCGAGCTCAGTGAGCTGGCCGACCCCGGTGGCCGCCATCGCTAA